In the genome of Segnochrobactrum spirostomi, the window GTGCCTCGAGCTTGCGCTGGGAGAGCTCGATGACAGGCAGCGGCGCGGGTCCGACGCCGAGTTCGTGCACCCGGCGGCCCCACCAATATTGGTCGAAGGCGAACGGCACTGTGAGGGTCGGCTTGCCGGAGCGCAGGCCGGCCGCCGTGGTGCCGGCGCCGCCGTGGTGGACGACGGCCCGCATCATCGGGAAGAGAATGGGATGCGGGGCGTCGCGGATCGGGAAAATGGTCCCGCCGAAACTCTCCAGGATCGCGCTGTCGAGCGCGCCCCATCCGGTCGCGACGACGGCGCGCAGGCCGAGCGACCGCAGCGCCTTGCCGAAAGCCCGAGTGACTTCAGGCCGGCGTACCGCCGGCATGCTGCCGAAGCCCGCATAGATCGGCGTCTCTCCGGCATCGAGGAAGCGGCGGAAATCGTCGGGCGGCGTCCAGGCCTGGCGTGGTTCCAGGAACCAATAGCCGGTCTGGTGGCAATATGGCGGCTGGTCTTCGGGCTCGGGCGCGACGGCCGTCGAGAAGGCATGCAGGATCGGGAACGGCCGGCCTTCGAGCGCGTGCGCCGGGGACAGGCGCGCCGGTGGCGGGAGGTCGAAGAACTCCCGGCGCAGCTCGCCGATCTCCTTGTGCAGCATCCAGCGCTGCATCCGGTAGAGCTGGAACGAGGCGCGGTTGAGCGGCCCGCCGAGGGTGCGCGACGGCACGATGGTGATCGGATGCTTCGCCGTCGGCGCGGTCGGCTGGAGGGCGGCCACGATGGTCGGGATGCCGAACCCTTCCGCGATGTCGGGCAGCGTGTGGATGACTGGGTGGGCGATCACCGCATCGGCGTCGCGCGCCGCATCCAGGCTGTCGCGCAGGGTGCTCTCGAGCACGCGCCGGGTCACCTTGAGGCCCTTGAGGGTGCTGCGCGGGGCTTCGAGGCTGCCCCGCAGGCTCATCACCAGCGAGGAGACCTCCGGCCGGTCCAGGAAGCGGCGCACGCTCTCGCCGCATCGGACGAAGGGGAGGCCGTAGCTTTCGACATAATCCTCATGGTCGACCGGCGCGCCGAGACGCACGGAATAGCCGCGCTGCTGCAGGGCGACGCCGAGCGCCACGAAGGGATCGACGTCCCCGCGGGTGCCTTGGGTGAGAAGGAGAATGCGCTTGGCCATGGCTGCGCCGAATCAATACGAGAAACGCTCAGGACCGTATGTCGACCGATGCAGCCGAACTTTAAGAAGCGACGATGGCATCAGCATCTCGCCGGGAGAGAAATGCGGCACCTGTGACTTCGTTGCATCAATCGCGCCGAATCCCATTATGACAATCCGTCAAAACAATTAAGAAGGCTCAAAGCCTTCCATCGCTTGAGGAACGCGGGAAAACGGCCTTGAGATCGTAGAAGACGCAAGGGGTGCGTCCGAAGACAGCGATGGCGTCCGCGCCGAGCGTCCGGAAGCGGTCGTGCGCGACCGCGAGGACGATGCCGTCGTAGGTGCCGGGCGCCGGCTCCGGCACCAGGCTCAGGCCGTATTCATGCGCCGCCGCGGCCGCGTCCACCCACGGGTCGTGCACGTCGACCGCGACGCCGAAGGCGCGCAGCTCCGACACGATGTCGATCACCCGAGTGTTGCGCAGATCGGGACAATTTTCCTTGAAGGCGAGGCCGAGCACGAGGACCCGCGCGTCGTGGACGGCGATCCTCTTGCCGATCATCGCCTTGATGACCTCGCCCGCGACGTAGCGGCCCATGCCGTCGTTGATGCGCCGGCCGGCCAGGATCACCTCCGGGTGATAACCGACTGCCTGGGCCTTGTGGGTGAGGTAATAGGGATCGACGCCGATGCAGTGGCCGCCGACCAAGCCGGGGCGGAAGGGAAGAAAATTCCACTTCGTGCCGGCGGCCTCGAGCACCTCGGCGGTGTCGAGGCCGAGACGGCGGAAGATGATGGCGAGTTCGTTGACGAGGGCGATGTTGAGATCGCGCTGGGTGTTCTCGATGACCTTGGCGGCCTCGGCGACGCGGATCGATCCGGCCTTGAAGGTGCCGGCCGGGATGATCGAGGCATAGAGCGCGTCGATGAAATCGGCCGCCTCCGGGGTCGAGCCCGAAGTCACCTTGCGGATCGTCGGCAGGCGGTGAGCCTTGTCGCCGGGATTGATCCGCTCCGGGCTGTAGCCGGCGAAAAAGTCGCGGTTGAAGCGGAGGCCGGACTGCGTCTCGATCACCGGGACGCAATCGTCCTCGGTGGCGCCGGGATAGACGGTCGATTCGAACACGACGACGCCCCCCGCCCGGATCGCCCGGCCGACGGTCGCGCTCGCGGCGATGAGGTGGCCGAGGTCGGGGCGCTTGTGCGCGTCGATCGGGGTCGGAACGGTGACGATGAAGACGTCAAGGCCCGCGAGGTCCCGCTCGTCGGACGTGAAGGTGAGCCGGGCCGCGGCGGCGAACTCCTCGGCTCCGATCTCCTGCGTGCTGTCACGCCCTTGGCCGAGTTCCGCAAGGCGGCGCGGGCTGATGTCGAAGCCGATGGTGCGGTAGCGCTTGCCGAATTCGACTGCGAGCGGCAGCCCGACATAGCCGAGCCCGATGATGCCGATGCGCGTGTCGTCGGAGAGCGTGAAGGTCACAGGATCGCCTCGCCACAGATGGTCCGGCATCCGCTAGCACGAAGCCTTCCCGCGAGGCCACCCCGGCGGCGGACCGCCGGGGCGTCGGTCTGGCGAGCCGATGCGGCTCAGGGCGTCGCGGGGGCCGGCTGGGTGGGCGCGGCGGGTTCCGCACCGGCCGGGGCCCGGGCGCCGGGGCGCGGCGGCATCGGACGGGCGGCGAGCGCCTGGTCGAGCAGCGGCTTCACGGCCGCCACGCATTGCTGCGTGCTGTCCTCCGCGGCGCACTTGATCAGGATGCGGCCGCGCGGCCCGCCGTCGAACAGGAAGGCGGCGCCCTTGCCCATCATCGGCATCATCATCGGCGGATGGCGCCAGCCGCCGGGCCCACGATCTCCCGGGCCACGATCTCCCGGGCCCTTCGGTCCGTGCTGGCCCGGACCCATATCGTCGGCCGGTCCACCCGGCTGGTCTGCGTCGTCTGCCGGGTCGGCCTGCGCAACGAGCATCGGATGATCAGTATTCGCAGGATCTCGGTGTGCAGGATCCGCAGAAATAGACTGAGCGATGGCCGCGCTGCTCAAGATTGTCAGTGCCGCGCCGACGAGGAGAATTTTCTTCATGTGTTCTTCCTTTCGCATGCCCCAACGAGAGAACGCACGAAGGACGGAAAATCCGACGCGAAAACGGATGACAAATTCGTAAGGTTGCGGCGGATGCTGGAGGTATCGAAGGTCCCCGCTGGCGGCTCGTTCCTGGCCACGGTGCGCTTCGCACGCCGAACCCCACCCTGACCGGCTGCGCCGGTCTGTCCCTCCCCCTGGCAGGGGTGAAGCGCGACACTTGATCCTGTAGCGCGGGACACATGAATTTGGACCACGAATCACGGCGCCTCAGCGGCCTCTAAGGGGTGCGTCAGAGCACCCTTATAGCGCACTCACGCACCCGCCGTCATAGCGCCGCCGCCGCGCGAAAAAACGCATCGATGTCGATGCCCGTTGCCGCTCCGATAGCCGCCGCGAGCGGGGTCGCTGCCTCGAACGTGCCCGCCGCCGCGACGAGCATACGGGCTCCGAATTGCTTGTCCGCGGGAAGCGCGGCGATCACGGCCTCGATCGCGGCCGGAATGTCGCCGCGCGCCGCTGCCGCGAGCGCCTCGGCCTCGGTGATGAGGCCGAGGCGAGCCGCCTGCTCGAAGAACTGCCTCCGCGAAATAGCGGGGGGCGGCGGCGCTGCCGGCGCCGCGATCGAAATCCCCGCGTCGGCCGACCCTGCCCACATCGGCACGATCCGCGCGCCGACGATCGCCTCGGCCGTGCAGTCGGTGGCCGCCATCGTCGCCGGGTCGATCGTCGCCACCAGCGTCGCGCCCTCGATGGCACCGCCCGAGATCACCCAGGCACCGGGCAGCGTGACGGCCGGGGTCGCGATGTCCCGCGCGCCCGTCTCCGGATCGGGATCGCCCCACACGGCCGGCGCCGTCACGAGGTCGACGGCGAGCGTCGAGCCCGCCGCCACCTCGTGGAGCGCATCGAGCGCCACCGCGCGCGCCGCATCGTCCTCAAAGCGATAGAGCCACATATCGTCACCATGAGAGGCTGGAGAGGGCGGCGAGTTGCGCCGACGAGAGCGCGCGCCGGAAATAGACGAGGCGGCGCACATAGAAGGCAAAGCTGGCCGACAGCGCGATCGTCGGCGTCGTCGGCGTCGGGGCGACAGCGCCGCTCACGACAGCGGCGGCTGAGCCGTTACAGGAATAGGCGAGACCGGCACCCGCCTGCCAGCGCAGCACGGCCCGCGCCGGCTGCCCCACGGGTACCACGGCGTCACCGCCGCCCACATAAACTCCTCCGGTCGTGATGTCCGCGCGCGCATGCAGCACACCGGCCTGTGACTGAAAGCCGGCCGTCCAGCGATTGTTGTACGTGCCATCAGCGAGGATCGAGATGGTCGCATAATCTGCCTCGACCCTGTTCGGGATCGAGGCTGCCATCAACTCGGCCATCATCGTGCCCCCACCCGGCGCGAACAGGCCCGGCGTGATCAGTGGCACACTCAAGCTGTCCGCCGCCCGCGTCACCGGCGCCGTCGTCGTGGGCAGCCGGGACGTGTCAGAGTGGCCGGCCTCAAGCTGCGCGTCCCAGACCGCGACGGTGTATCCGGCGCAGTTGTAGATCGGATAGATCGTGATCGTGCCGCTCGCGCCCGCCGTCGCGGTGATCGAGACGCGCTGCCAGACACCACGCACCAGCGTCACATTGGCCGTGCTGCGTTGGGCCGCACCCGAAGCACCCGGCACGTCCATGGCAATGTTCGACGTCGTCAGGCTGTCGCCGCCATCGACCAGCATGAGGCGGACCGAAAACCTGTAGGTCACGCCGGCGGTCGCCGCGATGCCGCTCTGCGCCACATAGGCAGCAGAGGCGGCCGACATCCGCAGCAGTCGCGCCGCGCCGCCGTCGGGCGCCGTCGCTGCAACACCAAGCACGCTCGCGTTCGCGCCAATCGTCCACGGCGACATCGAGATGTCGTCCGATTGCAACGCGGCCTTTGTCCGGCTCGGCTCGAAGAGCGCCCCGATCCGCTGGCCGCTCGCGTCGAACTCGTGCCGCGCCACGCCCGCTGCCGCCATCAGCGTGGTGCCGGTCGGCCCGAGATAGGTCGCGATCGACGGGCGCGGAAACGACCCGCCGAGGCTCGCCGCCCAGGCGCCCAGGTCACCCGATACGACCCCGACGTCTCGGCCCCAGTAGGCCCCGCCGACCGGCGACAGGACGAGGTCCGGCTCGCCGCCGGCGACCGTCGCGATCCGCTGCATCTCGCCGGCCATCGCGATCGCCGCCGCCGGACCATTGAGCGTCGAGGCCAGCACCTGCGTGCGGCCCAGCGCAGCGCGGGCAGCCCCGCCGGCGCCGAGCAGCGCCGCCGGATCGAACCGCACGCCGGCTGCCGAGCGGTTGTGCCCGACCACCGCACCGCCCCCGAGCGGGTCCGCGAGCTCATAGCTGTCGAGACGAGCCATGGATCACCACGTCGTCACGGAGAGCGCCTGGAGCTGCGCGTCCGAGAGAGGCGTGCGCCAGTAGGCGAAGCGGCGGAGGTGCGCCGACATCGTCGAGGCGAAGAACAGCGCGATCGGCGTCGGACTGGCAGGTGGTGAGGATCCAATGCCGGTCGGCACCCGACCATTGATCGACCACCTCATCCCGGCGCCCCACGTAGCCGTCATGCGCACCACGGCACCAGCCGCGACGGCAACCTCTTCCGAGCGACCCAACTCGCCGGACGCGCCGAGCGCGATATGCTGAGCGTATAATGATCCGGACTGCCCCCGCAGGCGCGCCAAAGCCCCGGGATTGGCCCATGTGCCCCCGCGCTGAAAGCCCACGTCGAGCACTAGGCTCGAAGCACCTGCGGGAGCTGCGGGGACGCTGGCCTCGACCAGGTACGTACCCGCCATCGTTGAGAACGACGATGGTTCCATCAAGGGGATGGATGCGTAGTCCCCCGCGCGCGTCACCGGCGCCGTGGTCGTAACAATGTTCGACGTCAAGGCCGAACCGACGCCAACCTGAGCGCCCCACACAGCGACTTGATAGCCGCCGTGGTCATAGATCGGGACGATCGTCATCGTCCCGTTGGCCTGCGTCGTCGCAGTCACGCGCACGCGCCGCCACAGCCCTTTGACCAGCGTGACCGGCTCGGCCGTGGCGCGCGATACCGCATTGCCGGCGTCGCGAACGTCCAATGCGATGTGATTGGTGGTGAGCGTATCCCCACCATCGACGAGCATGAGCCAAACGGAGAATGTGTATGTCGTACCCGCGACGCCGGTGATCCCACCCTGCGAAACGAACGCGTTCGCGGAGGCAGACATGACGAGCACCTTGGCGGCGGTTCCGTCCGGTGCGGTCACCGTCGGCCCGGCAATTGAGGCGGCCGGGCCCAGCCCCCACGGCGGCACCGAGATGTCGTTGGAGCGCAGTGCCGAGTTCGTCTCGCTCGCCTCCGTCAACAACCCCTGCCGATCACCCGTCACCGGGTCGCACGCGAACCGCGGCACGCCCGCCGCCGCCGGCAGCATCAGCCCGGACGGCCCGAAATAGGTCGCCGCCGACGTGCGCGTGAATGCCCCGCCCATGCCGGCGCACCACGCCGCGAGGTCGCCCGAAATGCTGCCGACATCCCGCGCCCAATAGGTGCCCGCGAGGGGCGACATCACCATGTCGGGCTCGATGCCGGTCACCGCCGCGAGCCGCCGCTGCTCGGCCGCCATCTGCACGGCGGCGGTGGGCGCCGAAATCGCGGCCGCCGTCGCCGCGAAATTCGACGCCAGCGCCTGCACCGCCGGCCCGGCGCCGAGGAGCCCGGCGACGTCGTAGCGGACCGTCCGGCCGTTGCTGTCGTGCCCGATCGCCGCGCCGCCGCCGCCGGCGTCACCCCACGGCAGCGACAGGAGCCCTCGTCCCGTGCTCATTCGGGCCACCCGGCCGTGATGTCGATCGCCGCGAGCGCCGCCTCGTCGCCGGCCGCGAGCGCAGCATCCTTGAGCGCGCGCGCGGCCTGCCGAAGCGCCGCCGCATAGCCGATCGCGGCCGCCGCGAGGGCGAGGCCGTCTTCGGCCGTCGGCAGTGGGATGCGGCTGTTGTCGACCGCGATCCAGCCGGCCGCATAGCCCTCCGGCCACGCGACGGCGAGCCCAATTGCCGACTGCGCCACCGCCGCCATGGCGGCGAGGCGCGACAGCGAGGCGTCGTCGATCGCGACACGCCGGCCGTCATAGGCCGCGCCCTCGCGGGTCCTCACCGCGAGTTGCCCCTCGATCGCGGCGATCAGATCGGCGCGCTCGTCGTCAAGCGGCCGAGGCGGCGGCATCAGCCGGCCGTCCCGGAGCACCCAGCCGACGCCGGCGTCGTCCTGAATAATCCACCGTCCGCCGCGCGCCGCGGCGCGAGAGGTGTTGCCCCACGTCGCCGCCACGCCGTCGGCCGACAGCACGACGTCGTCGCCGACCACGATGGACGCGATCACGATGCCGTCCCGAGTTTCGTGCAGCACTGTCATGTCGCTCACCACGTCCACTGGTACATGCAGATGCCTTGCTTCCCGGCACCGCTCGCGTAGCTGGAGCCGGTGTTCGAGGGGTCGTAGGCGCCGCCGCCGCCGCTGCCCCATGCGGAGCCCACGATGCCGGCAGGCGATCCGGCTCGACCGCCGCCGCCCCACCAGGATGGCCCGCCATATCCAGAGAGCAGTTGCGCGGCGCACTGACCGTCGCCGCCCCAGCCGCCGGGGATCAGGACGCATTGCGCCGGCACCGTGGCGCCCGAGCTGCCGCCACCCGATCCGCCCGCCGTGCTGGCCGGCGCGGTGCGGAGACCGCCACCGCCGCCGGGCGCCACAGCGAGAGTGCCGAACGATGAGGATCCGCCGCCGTTCCCGGGATTGGCACCCGACACCGCCACCCCGCCCGCGCCGATGGTGATCGAGTAGGTCGCCCCACCAACGATATCGATATGACCGATGATGCTCGCCCCCGCGCCGCCGCCGGCGCCGCCGAGTGTCATCGCCGAGGTGGTGCCCTGACAGCCGCCACCGCTCGCGCCGCCGCCCGTCAGCACGAGGTCCACGCCCGTCGCGTAGCTCGGCGCGACGACGGAGCCGGTAACCGTCACGAATTGCGGGAGATTGAGAGCGCCCGAGAACGACCCCTGATCCGCGATATGACCCGAGGTGCCGTCGATCACGATCCGCGCGGGCACGCCGGCGAGGAGCATGCCGGCCGGAAGATTGGCCGAGCCCCGCCATTTGAGCGGGAGGGCGGCCAGCCCGTTGACCGCGAGCGTCGCCGCACCCGCAGAGTTGCTTGCGGCCGGGATGATCGTCAGCTCGCGCAGCTCTGCGTAGCTCGCCGGTGCGGGCGTCAATGTGGCCGTCAGCGCGTTGCCCGCGCCGCCGCCGGCGACGTAGGACAAGGCCTGCGAGCGCACCGCCCGCAGCAACTGCGTCAGATCGGAGGCGCTTGGTGCCTGTCCCGACCCGGTGATCAGGTTGACGAGTTCGCGGAGAGGATGCTCGATTGCTGCGGCCCGCGGGATCGATCCCTTAACCCCCGCAGACGGATTGCCGTCGACATACCCCGCGTTCGCATCGCCGCCGTCGTTGTACGGGCTGACATATTTCATGCCGCGCTCCCTTTCATGCCGCGGTCCCATAGGAGAATGTGAGATCGGTGTGCGCGGGCTTACGGCGCCGCACGTAGCATTCGAGGTCGGTCGCCGCGTCGAACCGCACCATCGGATCGACGCCGCACTCGCCGCCGTCGCCCCCCGTCCGAAACCAGACGAGCGGCGCGGAGAGCACCGTCATGATCCACGTAAACCGCAGATCCTCGGGGCCGATTTCCCACCGCGGATAGACCGCCACAGCCGCTTCGAGCGGCACCCCGTCCTCGTCCACGATCGTCGCGGCGTCGCTGTCGAGCAGCGGCGCGATCGCGTTGGCGACCGGCACCGACGTGTCGCCGACCGAGGACACCCCGCACTCGAACGGCCGCGGCTCGGTGATGGTGACGTCGTAGCCGAGCGCCTCGGCGAGCCCGATGAAATAGCCGATGTTCGCCCCGCCGCGCGCGGTCCAGCGCTGATGCGCGAGCGTTCGGCGCTGCTGGAGCGAGAGCGTCGTCGGGTCGACGCCGCAGGGGTCGCGGCCGAGCACACGCTCCCAATCATCGATCGTGTCGGTCGCGGTACGCGGATCGATCTCGTCGAGAAAAGCCGCCGCCCGCCGCTCCACCTCGGCGAGGCCGTCGGCCCAGGCGGTCAGCACCGCGGCGATCATGCTGTCGCGGGTCCGTGGCAGCAGCCATCCCGGCGGGAGCAGCGTCAGCGCCTCGTCGAGGATCTCCGCCTCGTCCCGCGGCACATAGGGTTCGGCGGCGCTCACGTCAGAGCGCTCCAGGTGATCGCACCCACGATCGGCAGCTCGGTCGCCGCCGGCGCGATGTCGGCCGCCGGCGTGATGAGGCGGTGCGCATATTCGCCGCTCGCGGCCGAGATCGCCTCGTCGAGCCGCGACAGTCGCATCAGGACACCGATGCGCGCCTCGGTCGCGAAATGCGCCGCGACGGCTCCCGAAACGGCGGCCCGCACCGCCACCTGATCCGGATCGAGGGCCACCGAGATCGGCACCGGCACGAGCGTCGCCGCGACTGGGATCACGTCGGCCGTCACCGGCCGCACGCCATTCTCCGGCCGGACGCCGTCGAGATAGGTGCCGATGGCCGCGAGTTCTGCCGCCGTCGCGGCGCGCGGCGCCGACACGGTCCCCATGGCGACGACGACGCCGACCCGGCCGCGTCCGGCATAATTCTCGATGGCGGTGACGTGGGAGATCGCGAAATTGTTGCCCACCCATGCCCGGTAGTCGGCGAGATTGCCGCCATGCGCGGGCTCGCGAATTTCGGCCAGCAGTCGCGCGAGCAGCGAGGCGTCGGCCTCGATCGCCGCGCCGCCGGCGATGCCCTCGCCGTCAACCACGGCCTCTTGCGCCGCGAGCCCTGTGATCGGCGACACGAGCGAGAGCCGCGTCGCCGCCGCCGCATTTCCGGCGACGCCCGCGTCCACCGCCCGCAAAGAGAGCGTCGCGCCGCTCCCGGCGGAGACGGTCACCACCGCCGTCGTCTCGTAGAGCGTCGAGCCGGCGCCGCGCAGCAGCGTGCCGATCGGGATCGCCACGCCGGCCGTGCCGGCGGCGGCGGTTACCGTGGCGTAGCCGACGGCTCGCGTCGCCGCGCGCCGGGCGAGGCCCCAGATGCCGGCGTGCCGTTCGAGCTGTGCGCTCTCGGCCGTGTCCGGAAAATATTGCTGGCCCCACCACCAAATGTGGAGGTGCGCCTCGTAGATCTGCATCGCCTGCACGCGCAGCAGCATGGCGATCACGCCGCGCGGGTCGCGCACCGCGCGCGAGATGGCCGCCGGCGTCGCGTCGGGCGCGCGCGCGGCGACGACGGCGGTGAACGCAGCCTCGGCGCGGGTTTCGGCGCGGGCGATCAGCTCGGCCGGGGTCGGGATGCGATAGCTCATCCGCCCACCCGCCGCGTCAGCGTGATCTCGTGGCCGAGCACCGCGGCGCGAAACCCGAGCACCTCGGCGCCGACCCACGCGACCTCGATCTCGGCCGGCTCGCTCAGCTCGTCACCGGCCCAGCCGAGCGCTTCGGTCAGATAATGCTCGGCCGCGAGCAGGGTGATTTCCGTTTTCTTCGCCCGTTCGAGCAGCCACAACCTGGAGCCCGCGCGCCGGCGTTGCGCGTCGAGTGCATCGCCCGCCCAGCCTC includes:
- a CDS encoding glycosyltransferase, translated to MAKRILLLTQGTRGDVDPFVALGVALQQRGYSVRLGAPVDHEDYVESYGLPFVRCGESVRRFLDRPEVSSLVMSLRGSLEAPRSTLKGLKVTRRVLESTLRDSLDAARDADAVIAHPVIHTLPDIAEGFGIPTIVAALQPTAPTAKHPITIVPSRTLGGPLNRASFQLYRMQRWMLHKEIGELRREFFDLPPPARLSPAHALEGRPFPILHAFSTAVAPEPEDQPPYCHQTGYWFLEPRQAWTPPDDFRRFLDAGETPIYAGFGSMPAVRRPEVTRAFGKALRSLGLRAVVATGWGALDSAILESFGGTIFPIRDAPHPILFPMMRAVVHHGGAGTTAAGLRSGKPTLTVPFAFDQYWWGRRVHELGVGPAPLPVIELSQRKLEARLAELVGTPSYATAAHSLAARIAGEDGLGDAVRHIANLIGPA
- a CDS encoding nucleotide sugar dehydrogenase, which produces MTFTLSDDTRIGIIGLGYVGLPLAVEFGKRYRTIGFDISPRRLAELGQGRDSTQEIGAEEFAAAARLTFTSDERDLAGLDVFIVTVPTPIDAHKRPDLGHLIAASATVGRAIRAGGVVVFESTVYPGATEDDCVPVIETQSGLRFNRDFFAGYSPERINPGDKAHRLPTIRKVTSGSTPEAADFIDALYASIIPAGTFKAGSIRVAEAAKVIENTQRDLNIALVNELAIIFRRLGLDTAEVLEAAGTKWNFLPFRPGLVGGHCIGVDPYYLTHKAQAVGYHPEVILAGRRINDGMGRYVAGEVIKAMIGKRIAVHDARVLVLGLAFKENCPDLRNTRVIDIVSELRAFGVAVDVHDPWVDAAAAAHEYGLSLVPEPAPGTYDGIVLAVAHDRFRTLGADAIAVFGRTPCVFYDLKAVFPRSSSDGRL
- a CDS encoding phage head spike fiber domain-containing protein, encoding MARLDSYELADPLGGGAVVGHNRSAAGVRFDPAALLGAGGAARAALGRTQVLASTLNGPAAAIAMAGEMQRIATVAGGEPDLVLSPVGGAYWGRDVGVVSGDLGAWAASLGGSFPRPSIATYLGPTGTTLMAAAGVARHEFDASGQRIGALFEPSRTKAALQSDDISMSPWTIGANASVLGVAATAPDGGAARLLRMSAASAAYVAQSGIAATAGVTYRFSVRLMLVDGGDSLTTSNIAMDVPGASGAAQRSTANVTLVRGVWQRVSITATAGASGTITIYPIYNCAGYTVAVWDAQLEAGHSDTSRLPTTTAPVTRAADSLSVPLITPGLFAPGGGTMMAELMAASIPNRVEADYATISILADGTYNNRWTAGFQSQAGVLHARADITTGGVYVGGGDAVVPVGQPARAVLRWQAGAGLAYSCNGSAAAVVSGAVAPTPTTPTIALSASFAFYVRRLVYFRRALSSAQLAALSSLSW
- a CDS encoding phage head spike fiber domain-containing protein → MSTGRGLLSLPWGDAGGGGAAIGHDSNGRTVRYDVAGLLGAGPAVQALASNFAATAAAISAPTAAVQMAAEQRRLAAVTGIEPDMVMSPLAGTYWARDVGSISGDLAAWCAGMGGAFTRTSAATYFGPSGLMLPAAAGVPRFACDPVTGDRQGLLTEASETNSALRSNDISVPPWGLGPAASIAGPTVTAPDGTAAKVLVMSASANAFVSQGGITGVAGTTYTFSVWLMLVDGGDTLTTNHIALDVRDAGNAVSRATAEPVTLVKGLWRRVRVTATTQANGTMTIVPIYDHGGYQVAVWGAQVGVGSALTSNIVTTTAPVTRAGDYASIPLMEPSSFSTMAGTYLVEASVPAAPAGASSLVLDVGFQRGGTWANPGALARLRGQSGSLYAQHIALGASGELGRSEEVAVAAGAVVRMTATWGAGMRWSINGRVPTGIGSSPPASPTPIALFFASTMSAHLRRFAYWRTPLSDAQLQALSVTTW
- a CDS encoding DUF4376 domain-containing protein, with amino-acid sequence MTVLHETRDGIVIASIVVGDDVVLSADGVAATWGNTSRAAARGGRWIIQDDAGVGWVLRDGRLMPPPRPLDDERADLIAAIEGQLAVRTREGAAYDGRRVAIDDASLSRLAAMAAVAQSAIGLAVAWPEGYAAGWIAVDNSRIPLPTAEDGLALAAAAIGYAAALRQAARALKDAALAAGDEAALAAIDITAGWPE
- a CDS encoding glycine-rich domain-containing protein, whose protein sequence is MKYVSPYNDGGDANAGYVDGNPSAGVKGSIPRAAAIEHPLRELVNLITGSGQAPSASDLTQLLRAVRSQALSYVAGGGAGNALTATLTPAPASYAELRELTIIPAASNSAGAATLAVNGLAALPLKWRGSANLPAGMLLAGVPARIVIDGTSGHIADQGSFSGALNLPQFVTVTGSVVAPSYATGVDLVLTGGGASGGGCQGTTSAMTLGGAGGGAGASIIGHIDIVGGATYSITIGAGGVAVSGANPGNGGGSSSFGTLAVAPGGGGGLRTAPASTAGGSGGGSSGATVPAQCVLIPGGWGGDGQCAAQLLSGYGGPSWWGGGGRAGSPAGIVGSAWGSGGGGAYDPSNTGSSYASGAGKQGICMYQWTW
- a CDS encoding YmfQ family protein yields the protein MSAAEPYVPRDEAEILDEALTLLPPGWLLPRTRDSMIAAVLTAWADGLAEVERRAAAFLDEIDPRTATDTIDDWERVLGRDPCGVDPTTLSLQQRRTLAHQRWTARGGANIGYFIGLAEALGYDVTITEPRPFECGVSSVGDTSVPVANAIAPLLDSDAATIVDEDGVPLEAAVAVYPRWEIGPEDLRFTWIMTVLSAPLVWFRTGGDGGECGVDPMVRFDAATDLECYVRRRKPAHTDLTFSYGTAA
- a CDS encoding baseplate J/gp47 family protein, giving the protein MSYRIPTPAELIARAETRAEAAFTAVVAARAPDATPAAISRAVRDPRGVIAMLLRVQAMQIYEAHLHIWWWGQQYFPDTAESAQLERHAGIWGLARRAATRAVGYATVTAAAGTAGVAIPIGTLLRGAGSTLYETTAVVTVSAGSGATLSLRAVDAGVAGNAAAATRLSLVSPITGLAAQEAVVDGEGIAGGAAIEADASLLARLLAEIREPAHGGNLADYRAWVGNNFAISHVTAIENYAGRGRVGVVVAMGTVSAPRAATAAELAAIGTYLDGVRPENGVRPVTADVIPVAATLVPVPISVALDPDQVAVRAAVSGAVAAHFATEARIGVLMRLSRLDEAISAASGEYAHRLITPAADIAPAATELPIVGAITWSALT
- a CDS encoding phage GP46 family protein encodes the protein MNGARARADTARMNEFIDLALIFDASTRRADLSLGEDGDLVLDPTAVTPMLMSIGLDRRARTDDPLPSGITELNQPASLSERRGWAGDALDAQRRRAGSRLWLLERAKKTEITLLAAEHYLTEALGWAGDELSEPAEIEVAWVGAEVLGFRAAVLGHEITLTRRVGG